CGTTCTCCACCGCGCGGTGCACGTTGGCGGGCGGCGCTAGCAGCGTGTCCCGCCCCAGCGCGAACGCCTGCTCCCGCACCAGCGTCCAGTAGGCCTTGTCGAGTTGGAGCGCGCGCGCCCTTGATGGCGTCACCAGCCAGGCGAGGTCGCGGTCCCCTCCCGGCGCCGCGCGGCGCACCGCGGGCAGGTCCAGCACTCCACCTGGGAAGAAGCGCGTGAGCAGCTCCTCGTTCGCGCGGAACTCATCGCCGCCCTGCACGCGCTCGAAGTACGTCGCGGTCTCCGGAGCGGCGTGCCCCGCCTGCGGAACATCTGGCAGGCCTCGCAGGTCCTGGGTCCGCCATCCCTCACGCCCCGGCACCTTGCGTGGGAACGCGAAGGTCTGGTCCACAGTCACTCCCAGGTTCGTGTGGCAGCCCATGCAGTAGACGTGCTCCTCCAACGTCTGGAGGCGCAGCCGTCCCTTCGCGTCCTCGATGAAGCCCTGCAGGCGCCAGCCGAACTCGTTGATCAACCCCAGCTCCGGCGTGCCCGGAAACGCGGGAAGCCGACCGCGCACCTTCTTCTCCTGCTCCTCCGCGTAGAAGTTTCGCACCCGGTCGTCCGCCGGTTCCTCGTCCTTGCGCGAATAGCGCAGCTCCTTCATCCGCGTGGACATGAGCGCGGGTGCCTCCGGATCCACGTAGCGCACGGTGTGCAGGAACTCCGTGCCCCTGGGATACGTGTACCGCCGCACTCGCACGTCCGCCGCGCTCCCCGCGTAATGCGCCGGCAACCCGTGCACGCGCTCCACGCCGGGAGACAAGACCCCGTCCCCGTCCAGGTCCACGCCTCCCACGCGCTCGTCCACCGGCTCCACGCGGCGGCGCGCGGCCTTCACGTCCAGGAGGCCGGGGTCCACCGTCATCGCCGCCTCCAGCACCGCGAGGTTGAGGCGATACACCTCGCGCGACGGCTGCCCCTTCGCATCCTTCCGGAAGGCTTCCGGTAGCCGGACGTAGACGTCGTCCGTGCTGCCGTTGGTGGGCCAGAACGTGCCCAGGAAGGGCTTGTAGCGCACGGCCCGCCAGCCACTGCCGTCCCGCGCGAAGCCCTCCGCGTCGAAGCCCTGCGTCAGGTCCAGGTCCGGAACCCAGCCCTCGTATCCCCCCGCACGCCCCAGGAGCGCGCTTCGCAACGGCGTGTAGTTGTCCTCGCGGATGTACTCGAGCACCTCCTCCTCGGAGATGGACGCGATGGCCCGCGTCCGATCCGTGAAGAGGTTCGTCCAGTGGTTCGTGAGGCCCACGTCGCTGAAGGCGTACTCCGCCTGCAGCGAGGCATCCGCCATCACGTTGTTGCCGACGCCGCCCGTGTGACACGTCCAGCACGGGTTCGAGACCCCGGCCGTCTTCGTGTAACACATGGACGGCACCGGGGCCTCCCGGTTGGCCACGCGGCTGCCCGCCGCCAGCGCCTGCGCGAGCGGATCAAACGGAGCCGCTACTTCGGCGGGCGTGCGCAGCCGCCACACGCCCGCCGCCGCGGCGAAGGCCCCCAACGTCAGGACGATGAAGACGGGGCCCCGCACCCCATCGAGCTGGGAAGAACGCATGCGCAGGCCTCCGTCACGGATCATCGGTAAGGGACTACGGCCAGACGCTGAAGCTGTCCTCGCCCGGGTGCTGGACGCTGACGAACAGGCTGGTCATGTCCGAGTTGAACGCCGGGCCCGTGGCCTCCGCGTCGCTCGGCATGGACAGGACGCGGAACGCCTTGCGGAAGTACGGGCTGCCGCGATGCGCGGGCGCCTGGTCCAGGTAGAAGACGCCGTCCGCGACCTTGTTGACGCCGAAGTTGCCGTCCGTGCCGAACCACACGCCGCCCTCGCGGTCGATGACGATGTTGTCCGGCTTGGCCGCCGCGAACTCCGGCGCCGCGCTGGTGGCCGCCGCCTCACCCTTCCACACGCGGAAGAAGTCGAACGTGCGCGAGCCCGCGGGCGCCGCCGGATCCGCCTCCCGAATGGCGAAGAGGGAGCCCACCTTGTCCACCGCGCGGTTGTCCTGCGCGCCGCGCTCCTTCTTCACCCAGACGCCGTCCTGCAGCGCGGCCGTGGCCACCCGTCCCTGCTGATCCAACGCCGTGGGGTCGCCGTGCTCGGTGAAGGCCACGTAGAGCAGCGGCGTGCCGCTGGGGTCCTTCGGGTTCCACTCCGTGTCCTCGGGGCGGTTGAGCTCCATCACGCCCACCTTGTTCGCCGCCGTCCACAGCAGCTTGCGCACCTGGTCGTCGTTGACGAAGCCACCCATCGCGTTGTGGTTCGCGTCACGCAGCGCCGCGCCCACCTGGAGCGTCGGCCGACCGAAGGCCTCTCCGTTCGGAGCCAGGTCGGTGCTGTCCAGGCCCAGCTGGATCCACCGGCCGTGGCCCGGCGCCGCGTCCGTGGGCACCACACCGCCCACCAGCGTGTCGCCCGTCGCGTTGTCCAGGCCCGCGAAGTGCGCCACGTAGAGCGTGCCCGCGTCCAGCAGCGCGCGCACCTGCGCCTGCGTCATCCCGGGCGTGTACTTCCCCTGCGACACGAACTTGAAGATGCGTCCGCCGCGCCGGTCATCACCGCCGTAGATGACGACGGGCTGGTTCGCGAGCAGCTTCCAGTCCGCGTCCACCACGAAGCTGGCGTTCTCCCAGTGCGCGCGCCCCATCACGCCCAGCTTGCGGTGGCCCGCGCCCGGCTTCGCCGCGTCCTTGCCGTACCAGAGGTCCGCTGGCTGCCCCGGATCCACCTCCGTCAGGTAGCCGTAGCCGTCCTTCAAGTGCGCGGAGTTGCGGTCCCCGCTGATCATGTCCCCCTCCGCCGGCGCCGAGAAATCGGGCGCGAGCGGAGCGCCCGGCGCGAAGCCAGGGGCCGCCGGAATCCAGTCGTTCTTCCCCGTCCACAGCGCGGCTTCCGGGTCGCCGTAGACGCCCTGGACGTTCTCCTCGCCGACGATGACCGTGCCCCACGGCGTCTGGCCACCGGAGCAGTTCGAGTGCGTGCCGGGCACCACGCCCGCCGCCAGCGCCGCGCCGGAGTCGTCATGCTCTTCCCCGGAGAGCGTCACGCCCACCACCTTCGCCAGGGTGGCGCTGGAGGCGTCGTAACGCACGTTGGCCGCGTTGCGGTCCACCGCCCAGCCGCCCGTCGCGGGGTCCTGCACCACGCGCATCCAGGTGCCGCCCACCTGCTTCTTCCATTCGCGGTTGTAGGAGACGAGCGCGTCCGCCTGCCACGACGTGCCGTCCGCCACCGTGTTGGAGAGCGCGCCCGTGTTGCGCAGGAAGCGCGCGAAGTCCAGGTGCTGACCGATGGGCGCCGTGCCCACGCGGGGCTTCGTGCCGGAGACGTACTCGTGGTTGATCCACATCCAGCCGGCCGCGCCCTGCCCGTGGTACTGCGGCGCGCGCCCGTCCTGGGACCAGCCGTCCCCGAAGAACGCGATGTAGTCCACGTTCGCGCCGAAGCGCGCCCCACCCTTCGCGAAGGCCAACGGATCCATCCACTTGATGACCGTGGTCGGATACAGCCCTGGCACCGAGCGGACCGTATCCGTGGACGCGGACGACAGCGGGAACACCAGCGGCGAGGGCAGCTTCCCCGTGACGACCTGCTCCACGCGGGCCTTCACGTACTCGGCCACGTTGGTCGCGCCCGTGCCCAGGTCCCCCCGGAACGTCACGGCGATGACGGACGACAGCGGCGTGCCGGACTCCACGCCCGGGGCTCGCGCCGTGGCGCCCGGCCCGGGCTGTCCCTGCGTGCCGGGGCCCGGAGCGCCCGGGTCACCCGTCGGTCCCTGGACGCCGTCCTGACCGTCCTGCCCATCCTGGCCCTTGGCGCCGTCCGCCCCCGCGGGGCCCTGCGCTCCCTCACAGCCCACCCACGTCGCGGTGCCAAGCAGGAGCATCGCGCCGGTGGCGCGGCCCATCAGACGAGAAGCCATGCAGTGCATCCTCCAGAAGGTGGCGCACGCGGCCGCCCACGGTCAGGTCGGTCACGCGCGGCGCGCATCCTGCGGAGGAAGCGTGGCGCTGCCTTGAGCAGCGCGTCACTTCTTCATCACGGGAGGGCCGGACGCGCGACAACCGCGCGTCACCGGTCCCCGGTGTGTCACGGCGTGATGGGGATGGTGCTCACGCCCTCGAACTCCGCGGTGCCGCCGCGGACGATGCCGTTCTTCTGGCACCAGCCGCCCGGCACCTCCAGCACGTACTGGCTGGGGATGCCCACCGTGCGGTTCGTCAGCGTGCGCGGCTCCGCGTTCTCGATGATGCCCACGACGCGGCCCTCGGACGTGATGAACAGCATGTCCAGGGGGATGAGCGTGTTGCGCATCCAGAAGCCGCGCACGTCCTCGTCCGGGAAGAGGAAGAGCATGCCCTGCCCGGCGGGCAGCGACTTGCGCCACATGAGCCCGCGCGTGCGCGACTCCCCCGTGGCGGCCACCTCCACCTCCACGCGGTGCACTCCTCCGTAGGCATCCTTCAGCCGCACGTGCGCGCGCGGCAGGGTCGGCATCACGTAGTCCTCCGCAGCCACGTCCTTCGACTTCGGCCGCGCCGGAGCGGGCGCGGCGGGCTTCGGAGGCGCGGCGGGCGCTTCCTGACACGCGCCGCCCACGAAGGCCAGCGCCGCCAGAACGAACGTGAGGCGCGTCCGCGTCTTCATGACGGGTGCTGGGGGTGCAGGGGCTTGTTGAGCAGCTTCTCGGTCAGCTCGGAGCCCAGGCTGTCGGACATGAGCCGCTCCACCAGCGTCTCGAAGTCCACGCGCTGTGACTCGCTGCTGTAGATGAAGCGGATGCCCATGCCGGGCTCCTCCGCGTCGGCCTTGGACCAGACGACCTCGCCCAGCAGCTCGAAGGGTGCCTCCCGGTGCGGCACCGTCAGCTTGAAGAGGAAGCGCGTGCCGATGGGCAGTGGCTTCTTCGTCTTGATGAACGTGCCGCCCTTGCTGATGTTCTTCGTGTAGTCGGCGAAGAACGAATTGAGCTTCTTGTAGTCGACCTTCAGCTCGATGGGCGCACGACCGTGGGTGCGCAGTTCGGATCCGCTCTTCTGTTCGGACATGCGGCCGGGGAGTATAGGGGACGCCATGCGGCAAGTCCTCCCCCGTGCCCGCGCTCTGTTGGGCCGTCCGGCCGTCCTGGCCATCGTGCTGCTGCTCGGCGGTGGGGGGGCGGCCCTCGTCCTCCTCCCGCTTTTCGGGGTGCCCGGCTTCGAGCTGGGCCTGGCCCTGTCCATCGCCGTCGGCCTGCTCGGAGGAGGAACGGGCATCGCCGCCGCCGCCCAGGAGCGCCGCATCCTCACCGGCGCCTCCCCCCGGCCCGCCTCGGCGGAAGCGTCCGCCCTGCCCGGAACCGCCGTGGGCCGCGCCCTGGGCGCCAGCGTCGTCCTGAACCTGGGGGTGCTGGTCCCCCCCTTCGTGTGCGCCCTGCTCTTCGCCCGCCTGCGCACCGCGTGCGACCCCTTCGAGCTGGCCGGCTTCTACCCCCTGCTCACCGTCCCCTCCGCCCTGCTGGCGTCCGCGGCCGGCGTGTTCCTGGGCTTCGCGACCGCCCGCCCCCGGAGCGCGGCGGGGTTGTACGCCCTGCTCCTCCTTGCCTCACTGGCGGTGACGGTGTGGCCCATCGTCTTCGGGCCCCAGGTGTTCGCCTTCAACGTCTTCCTGGGCCACCTGCCCGGCCCGCTCTACGACGAGGCCCTCCAGCTGACGGCCGCGCTCGGCTGGTTCCGCCTGGAGACGCTCCTGTGGGTGGGCGTCTTCGCGGGGCTCGCCCTGGCGTTCCTGGACGTGCGCACCGGGCGGCTGGCGCGGCAAGGGGCGCGCGTCGGCGGCCTGCTGGGGCTGGTGCTCCCCTGCGCCCTGGGCATCACTTATCTGGAACTCCACGCGCCCCAGCTGGGCCTGCGGATGAGCGACGCGTACCTGGCGGAGCAGCTGGGCGGCGTGCGGGAGACGGCGCACTTCGTCCTGCACTACCCGCGCGGCAAGGCCCGCGAGGACGTGGACCGGATGGCACGCGACCTGGAGTTCCGCTACGCCCAGACGTCGCGCTTCCTGGGCGTGGCCCCCACGGAGCGCGTGCGCGTGTGGCTCTACCGCTCCGAGGAGGAGAAACAGAAGCTGGTGGGCGCCGGCCGCACCCAGTTCGCCAAGCCCTGGCGCACGGAGCTGCACATCCAGGACAAGCCCTTCCCCCACTCCACGCTCCACCACGAGCTGGCGCACGTCATGGCGGGCCCCGCGGGCTCCGGCTTCTTCCGCGTCACCACCCGGCTGGGCGTGTGGCCGCTGATGGGCGTGATTGAAGGGCTGGCGGTGGCAGCGGACGACCCCGTGCAGGGCGAGCTCACCCTGCACCAGTGGGCCGCGGGCATGCGCCGGCAGGGGCTGGCGCCGGACATGCGCGACCTCATGGGGCCCAAGGGCTTCTACCAGTCCGCCCCGGCGCGCGCGTACACCGTGGCGGGCTCGTTCCTGCGCTACCTGGCGGACACGTATGGCGCGGACCGGCTGCGCGCCGTCTACGCGCACGCGGACTTCAACGAGGCCTACGGCCGGCCCCTGGACGAGCTCGTCACCGAGTGGGAGCGCACCCTGGACGCGCTGCCCCTGGACGCGTCCACGCTCGCGCGGGCCTTCGCGCGCTTCCGCACGGGCAGCCTCTTCTCCCGCGCCTGCGCCCGCGAGGTGGCCCGCCTGTCGGAGTCCGCCCGCGACGCGCTCGCGAGCGACCCGCAGGACGCGCTCGAGCGCTACCAGCGCGCCGCGGCGCTCCAGCCGGAGGAGCCGTCCTTCCAGCTGGGCCAGGCCGCGGCCCTGGACGCCCTGGAGCGCGCGCCCGACGCGGCGAAGGTGCTGGCCTCGCTCGCGGAGCAGGTGAAGGACCGGCCCACGCTCGCCGCCGACGTGGCCGTGGCCCGCGCCGACGTGGCCCTGCACCTGGAGGACGTGGAGGGCTCGCGCGCCTTCCTCCAGGCCGCGCTCGCGCTGGACCCGGGGCCGGAGGTGACGCGCACCGCCCAGGTGAAGCTGGCCGCGCTGGAGACGCCGTCGCGCCGCGCTCCCATCGACGCGTACTTCCGCGCGCCGCGGGAGGAGCTGCGCCTGCTGCTGCTCGACCGCGCCCTCCTCGCCTCGCCCCAGGACCCGTGGCTGCGCTACCTGCTGGGACGGCGCCTGCACCAGGTGGGGGCCCCGGCGCTCGCGGGCGAGCAGCTCCAGCGCGCCCTGGCGGACACCGCGCTCCCGGAGGCCATCCGCCGGGAGGCCACGCGGCTGAAAATCGAGGCCGCCTACCTGGCGGGCGACTGCGGCGCCGTGCGGCATGAAGTGGGGGCGCTGCCGGACTACGGGGCCGCCTTCCGCGCGGCGGCCTCCGAGTGGCAGGAGCGATGTGACTTCGAGCAGACGACCTTTCGCGGGCCCCTGGTGCCGCGTCAGGCTTTCCGCTAGACGCGGGCCCCTGCGACAGCGATTCACGCATTGACGGAAAGGTGGATGGGGCATGCACTTCGAGAAGACACAGTACATCCAGGGGACGGTGGACGAGGTGGAGCGCGCGCTCCTGGACGAGCGCTACTTCCCGTTCCTCCTCCAGCACCACGGCGTGCTGCTGGAGCTGCAGCCCCTGGAGGTGCGCAACGACGGTGACCGCGTGCACCGCAAGGTGCGCTACCGCCCCAAGCCCGTCATCTCCTCCGTGGGCCCCAAGAAGGTGTCGCCGGAGTGGTTCGCCTTCATCGAGACGTCCACCTACGACAAGCGCACCAAGCAGCTCACGTTCACCAACACGCCCACGTCCCACACCATCTCCAAGATGCTGGTGAACACGGGCGTGCTGAAGCTGCGCGACCTGGGCAATGGCCAGACGGAGCGCAAGATGGACGGCGAGCTCTCGCTCAAGGTGCCCTTCCTGCTCAAGCCCGTGGCGATGATCGCGGAGCCCCTCATCAAGACGGAAGGGCTGAAGATCCTCGACGGCGAGCTGCCCGTGCTCAACCGCTTCATCGCTGAAGTCATCCGCGCCAAATAGTCAAAGCGCACGGAGGGCGGCGGGGCCTGGGAATGGGTTGACACAAATGCGGTTGAACCCGTAAGGCCCCGCCATGCACAACCGCTTCCTCGCCCTCTGCGCCGTCTTCCTCCTGGCCGCGTGCGCCCCGAAGCGCATCCCCGGCACGGAGCTGGAAGACACCGACGACACCCGTGCCATCCTCTCCGTGATGGAGCGCTACCGCGCCGCCCTGGAGGCCCGCGACGCGAAGGCCATCCAGGCGCTGGTGTCCCCGAAGTTCCGCGACGACGGCGGCACCGAGGACACGGCGGACGACCTCACCGCCGCCAACCTGGGGCCCCACCTCCAGGCCCTCTTCCAGAAGCTGCAGAACCCCAAGGTGGACTTCAACATCCGCCGCGTGGAGTTCCGCGAAGAGGACAACCTCGCGCTCGCCATCTACTACTGGAACGCGTCCTGGCGCATGCCCGGCCTCAACGCCCGGCCCCAGCAGGACTCGGAGCTGGAGCAGATGGTGTTCCAGAAGGTCGACGGCGAGTGGAAGATCCTCTCCGGCATCTAGCGCGTCACAGTCCCACGAGCGCCTGAAGTCCCGCCGGGCCCATCCCGTCCAGGGCCCGCGCCCGCGCCAGGTAGGTGCGGAAGTCCTTGGGCGCGAGCTTGTCCGCGCCCAGCGGGGACAGGTGGTAGTCGCGGATGCGGCTGGTGGTGAAGCGCACCGCGCCGTAGAGGGCGTGGCCGTACAGCGCCCGCTTCTCCACGTCCGCCAGCGGCCGGACGTCCTGGTAGCCGCGCAGGAGCGCCTGGCACAGCTCCGGCTGGTACGTCCCCTCGAAGCACCACGCGTTGAGGGTGATGGCCACGTCCAGCGTGTACGCCTCCACGCAGGCCATCTCGAAGTCGAAGAAGGCGCCCACGCGGTCGGCCAGCCACTTCACGTTGTCCAGGAAGAGGTCCGCGTGGATGACGCCCCGGGGCTCCAGCCCCTGGCGCTCGTGTTCCGCGCGGGCGAGCAACCCCTCCAGCTCCGCCGCCACCGACACGAGCTCCGGCTCCGGCCGCTGGGCCAGCCTGTCGAGCCAGCCCTTCACCACGCCCTGGCCGTAGGGGTTCGCGCGCGTGCCGCTGAAGGACTGCGTCACCTGGTGCAGCTTGCCCAGCTCCGCGCCCAGCCGCTCCAGCACGTCCGGCGTGAGGCGGTCGCGGGTGAACTCCTCCCCGGAGAGCCACCGGAAGACGCTGATCCGTCCGCCGTGCAGGTCCAGGAACGGCGTGGCCCCCGGCGGCACCAGCAGCACGGGCGCGGGGAAGCGCGCGCGGGCCAGGTGCTCCAGCAGGGACGCCTCGAAGCGCAGGTCGTCCGACGAGCGCACCGTCGTGTGGCGCACGAAGACGCGGCCCGCGTCCGTCTCCAGCCGGTGGTTGGTGTTGATGGAGCCCTGCGGGATGGGCGTGATGGAGCGCACCGCCCCCAGGCCGTAGGCGTCCGCCACGTGGGTGAAGGCCTCGGGGGGAAGTGTCGTGTACACGGCCATGGCGTGCCTCCGGGGTGTTCCACCCGCGCGTGCGTGCTGCCCCCACCCGTTGACACCCCGGGGGGCCGGACCTATCTGTCCATGCCCGTCCTACTTCGCATAACTGTCTGAAAATCTTCAATCTTTGCGCGTGAGGCCACCCCCATGGAAACGTCGGGCCGCGGTGACTGGAAGCGTCGCGAGGGGCTGGGCAGCGCCCTTGCCCAGATTGGCGTCGTCGCCGTGCTGCTCGCGGCCGCCGTGGCGTGGTTCGTCCACCGCGGACAGGTCCAGCAGGAGGTGGACGCCCACCTGCGCACGGCGCGCGCCGCGTTCCTGAGGGGCAACCCCAGCGACCTGGCCATGGCGCAGCAGAACCTGGAGGCCCTCTTCGCGCTCGCGCCGGACTCGCGAGACGCGCGGGCGCTGGCCGCGGACCTCCAGGCGGAGCTGTGGCTCACCCACCACCAGCCGGGCGCGGACGCGAAGGCGCGCGAACAGCTGGAGCGCGCGGAGGCGCTGGGCTCGCGCTCCGGTGAGCGCTACGGCGCGCGGGCCCTGCTGCTCGTGGGCGCGGGCCAGACGGCGGAGGCGCAGAAGCTGCTGGAGGAATTAAAGGCCCAGGGCGCCAACAGCCCCAAGCTGACGCTGGCGCAGGCGCTGCTGCTGCAGAAGCAGGGGCGGCTCTCGGAGGCCCGCCAGTCCTTCGCCCGCGCGGCGGAAGGGGCGTGGAAGGATCCGCGCTTCTCCACGGCCTACGGTGAAGCGCTGCTCGACGAGGGGATGTTCCCCCAGGCCGTGGAGGCCTTCTCGCGCGCCACCACCGCGAACCCGGACCACCTGCTGTCGAAGGTGACGTCCGCGCTGGCGCGGCTGTACGCGGGACAGCCCCCGGATGGCGTGCAGGCGACGCTGGACGAGGTGCGCGCGCGCGCCAAGGACCTGACGCCCACGCTCCAGGCCCGCATGGAGGTGGCGCAGGCGGAGGTCGCGCTGGCGAAGGGCGCTCCGGACCAGGCGCTCACGCACGTGGACGCGGCGCTCAAGGCCTGGCCGGATGAGCACTACGCCCTCTTCACCCGGGGCCGCGCGCTCGCGGTGAAGCGCGCTCCGGAGGCCCGTCAGGCCTTCGAGGCGGCGGCGGCGAAGCGGCCCACCGCGCCCCTGCTGACGCTGGAGGGCGCGCGCCTGCTCCAGGCCCAGGGCGACGGCGAGGGCGCGCTGGCGATGCTGGACGCCTACGAGAAGACCTTCCGCGAGGTGAAGGCGCGGACGGCGGACGGCAAGGAGGTGCCCGCGTTGGATCGGGATGACCGGTACTGGCTCGCGCGCGGCGGCGTGATGGAGGCGGCGGGCCGGCAGGACGACGCGCTCGCGGCATACGACAAGGCGCTCTCCGCGCGCGGCGTGGGGCTGGCGCGGGCGCAGTACGCCAAGGGGGCGCTGCTGCTCGCGCGCAAGGACTTCGAAGGCGCGCGGACGCTGCTCACCGCCGTGGCCCCGGACAGCGGCGCGGGCAGCATGCCGGAGGCGTACGCGGCGCTGGGTGAGCTGCTCTTCGCCCAGGGCGAGTTCGCCGCCGGATGCCAGCAGCACTACTTCGCGCTCGTGCGCGCCCGCGCCCAGGGCGCGCCGGTGGATCAGCTGGCCACGCGCGCCAACGACATCAAGAAGCGCCTGGAGACCAGCGGGCAGCCCGCCATGGCCAAGGCCTGGCTCAACGAGGCCGGGCCGCTCTTCCAGCAGTAACGGCTAGAGCAGCTCCGAGGGG
This genomic stretch from Corallococcus caeni harbors:
- a CDS encoding PhoX family protein, with amino-acid sequence MASRLMGRATGAMLLLGTATWVGCEGAQGPAGADGAKGQDGQDGQDGVQGPTGDPGAPGPGTQGQPGPGATARAPGVESGTPLSSVIAVTFRGDLGTGATNVAEYVKARVEQVVTGKLPSPLVFPLSSASTDTVRSVPGLYPTTVIKWMDPLAFAKGGARFGANVDYIAFFGDGWSQDGRAPQYHGQGAAGWMWINHEYVSGTKPRVGTAPIGQHLDFARFLRNTGALSNTVADGTSWQADALVSYNREWKKQVGGTWMRVVQDPATGGWAVDRNAANVRYDASSATLAKVVGVTLSGEEHDDSGAALAAGVVPGTHSNCSGGQTPWGTVIVGEENVQGVYGDPEAALWTGKNDWIPAAPGFAPGAPLAPDFSAPAEGDMISGDRNSAHLKDGYGYLTEVDPGQPADLWYGKDAAKPGAGHRKLGVMGRAHWENASFVVDADWKLLANQPVVIYGGDDRRGGRIFKFVSQGKYTPGMTQAQVRALLDAGTLYVAHFAGLDNATGDTLVGGVVPTDAAPGHGRWIQLGLDSTDLAPNGEAFGRPTLQVGAALRDANHNAMGGFVNDDQVRKLLWTAANKVGVMELNRPEDTEWNPKDPSGTPLLYVAFTEHGDPTALDQQGRVATAALQDGVWVKKERGAQDNRAVDKVGSLFAIREADPAAPAGSRTFDFFRVWKGEAAATSAAPEFAAAKPDNIVIDREGGVWFGTDGNFGVNKVADGVFYLDQAPAHRGSPYFRKAFRVLSMPSDAEATGPAFNSDMTSLFVSVQHPGEDSFSVWP
- a CDS encoding DUF192 domain-containing protein — encoded protein: MKTRTRLTFVLAALAFVGGACQEAPAAPPKPAAPAPARPKSKDVAAEDYVMPTLPRAHVRLKDAYGGVHRVEVEVAATGESRTRGLMWRKSLPAGQGMLFLFPDEDVRGFWMRNTLIPLDMLFITSEGRVVGIIENAEPRTLTNRTVGIPSQYVLEVPGGWCQKNGIVRGGTAEFEGVSTIPITP
- a CDS encoding TIGR02266 family protein produces the protein MSEQKSGSELRTHGRAPIELKVDYKKLNSFFADYTKNISKGGTFIKTKKPLPIGTRFLFKLTVPHREAPFELLGEVVWSKADAEEPGMGIRFIYSSESQRVDFETLVERLMSDSLGSELTEKLLNKPLHPQHPS
- a CDS encoding nuclear transport factor 2 family protein; this translates as MHNRFLALCAVFLLAACAPKRIPGTELEDTDDTRAILSVMERYRAALEARDAKAIQALVSPKFRDDGGTEDTADDLTAANLGPHLQALFQKLQNPKVDFNIRRVEFREEDNLALAIYYWNASWRMPGLNARPQQDSELEQMVFQKVDGEWKILSGI
- a CDS encoding homoserine kinase; this encodes MAVYTTLPPEAFTHVADAYGLGAVRSITPIPQGSINTNHRLETDAGRVFVRHTTVRSSDDLRFEASLLEHLARARFPAPVLLVPPGATPFLDLHGGRISVFRWLSGEEFTRDRLTPDVLERLGAELGKLHQVTQSFSGTRANPYGQGVVKGWLDRLAQRPEPELVSVAAELEGLLARAEHERQGLEPRGVIHADLFLDNVKWLADRVGAFFDFEMACVEAYTLDVAITLNAWCFEGTYQPELCQALLRGYQDVRPLADVEKRALYGHALYGAVRFTTSRIRDYHLSPLGADKLAPKDFRTYLARARALDGMGPAGLQALVGL
- a CDS encoding tetratricopeptide repeat protein; the encoded protein is METSGRGDWKRREGLGSALAQIGVVAVLLAAAVAWFVHRGQVQQEVDAHLRTARAAFLRGNPSDLAMAQQNLEALFALAPDSRDARALAADLQAELWLTHHQPGADAKAREQLERAEALGSRSGERYGARALLLVGAGQTAEAQKLLEELKAQGANSPKLTLAQALLLQKQGRLSEARQSFARAAEGAWKDPRFSTAYGEALLDEGMFPQAVEAFSRATTANPDHLLSKVTSALARLYAGQPPDGVQATLDEVRARAKDLTPTLQARMEVAQAEVALAKGAPDQALTHVDAALKAWPDEHYALFTRGRALAVKRAPEARQAFEAAAAKRPTAPLLTLEGARLLQAQGDGEGALAMLDAYEKTFREVKARTADGKEVPALDRDDRYWLARGGVMEAAGRQDDALAAYDKALSARGVGLARAQYAKGALLLARKDFEGARTLLTAVAPDSGAGSMPEAYAALGELLFAQGEFAAGCQQHYFALVRARAQGAPVDQLATRANDIKKRLETSGQPAMAKAWLNEAGPLFQQ